In one Magallana gigas chromosome 7, xbMagGiga1.1, whole genome shotgun sequence genomic region, the following are encoded:
- the LOC105332786 gene encoding E3 ubiquitin-protein ligase RBBP6 — protein sequence MACIHFKFKNSLDYDSITFDGLHIALRDLKRMIMNRKKLRDTDDDLQIINAITKKAYTNEDEMIPKNSSVIVARIPVTNAAPRNGPKTLNHPNAYKEDPKPVRKPMEIPVTKPQDPLETGNLIDSNASEEDKIKAMMRQSTMDFDPSNYINNKKAPIGTPSPTYICKKCGKSGHFIQNCPVEPGEAFDKEKIAKRPTGIPHSFLTKVNDPNAKGALLIGPGQYGVPTIDMNAYQTKKKERPPFLPEEKLPEPKKEEIPAELLCPLCRDLLSDAVLIPCCGTSFCDDCIRNELLDSEDHECPQCHETDKSPDSLIANKSLRSAVFNYRNETGYTKITKAMLKSQQEKVAVERAARKSEVKEKRTAPAISRPYEKPASAQAIPTYGMKAGQHYKVGGFQGGRSPGSPANASPKISDSQNGSDPSAGTKPSLLVSTTPGPVPGGLSPPTPCKDEANLLTPASSAQVSVQSTSTSVQPSLSASVTSVIPQRAPVIPASFPTAPIQTVGVPYRPPLPPMVNPSIPPPGFVAPPPTGPFGAGPRFPPAPAVIPPFQAVPPPSMPLSKEEFYRRQKKMQELEKKKKADPLDVFARELMDYKKKPKSASRSRSRSRSRTPRRSITPRRSRTRSKSRSITPRKRSRSLTPRKRSRSLTPRKRSYTPRSRTRSRSRSPKRSRSPYGKPPYRSRSRTRSRTPPRYRSRSRSFSPRYRSRSPRPRSYSRSPVRYRGRSPPPRWRSRSRSPGRYDRWSPPPYGRRRSRSPPPPLYRGRSRSPPPYDYFRPEWDAPPPMYGDYRGPPARPGGRGPIPPHYQYPQDQFNRFDPHAYDEFYHEYYARYGMPPPPPPANQMYDAPSFPPRRSRSPRDRRPFKERPLPRPKAEDSKTNRPDKKSVDKKPDKKSSKSSSKREEEKASKKKKSEKPSNKEKDEESKVEEKKENGVEKKEEVKDSQSKKKKKGSSKTSKKEPVESDVKEEKSKDEEDKKPVKSDEEKDGKEDIKEKDAQEKVEKKEIKDVENLGVKKEKLEDVEESKEEKVRSKKKSNAKKDSGEKLESLKSPKQEIKSPKEETSKEGERKAKRKHKKMVKEAATKEKKLVEDDEAEESPAKRQKTEPVTDSGDQIMLSPPILSKWEKEDYHDDVSPRRSRKASPDSRPSKSKQDRRMLPRSVIEKAEKALALKQPQPISVASSIKPSSSLANRLEKSPPPKLRSPEGKPRRVYVEKESNKKLEEDSRKVLSRDRSMQITVSGDVKSKTKSKDSKKEVKDLRESLLEKRRASTRSSSTEEFEQNKGKGFSHDDRLSVNYAREKDWDYIDDDKNTDGWLSNKVKGSSKSTKARKDITEERRSASKEKLVERRRKSREDKESPRRSRKDGNGEDKISKKNSRSQEKKDDKKRKEDHVSKRDSAEKVTEKKEHKEKDDAEKSGGTKQQIRVDRKESLFDESAFVPDYNETMGSESEEDVPKQELKRQYSTAESEKVESESEEESSGEEREKKQKKKKSKHKKNKKKHKKHKKKHKKQDGDESS from the exons ATGGCCTGTATCCACTTCAAGTTCAAGAACAGCCTGGACTATGATTCCATCACGTTTGATGGTCTGCATATTGCCCTGCGAGATCTGAAGAGGATGATAATGAACAGGAAGAAGCTCAGGGACACTGATGACGATCTACAGATAATCAACGCCATCACAAAAAAAG CATACACAAATGAAGATGAAATGATTCCAAAAAATTCTTCAGTCATTGTTGCAAGGATACCTGTCACTAATGCTGCTCCACGGAATGGACCAAAAACACT cAACCATCCCAATGCCTACAAAGAAGACCCTAAACCA gTCAGGAAGCCCATGGAAATTCCTGTGACTAAGCCCCAAGATCCTTTAGAG ACTGGTAACCTTATCGATTCTAATGCGTCAGAGGAAGACAAAATCAAAGCCATGATGAGGCAATCAACCATGGACTTTGATCCTTCAAA CTATATCAATAACAAGAAAGCTCCCATTGGAACTCCCTCACCTACCTACATTTGTAAGAAATGTGGAAAATCTGGCCACTTCATCCAGAACTGTCCAGTGGAACCAGGg GAGGCCTTTGACAAGGAGAAGATCGCCAAGAGACCCACAGGAATCCCCCATTCCTTTCTGACCAAGGTTAATGACCCTAATGCCAAAGGTGCATTATTGATAGGCCCCGGGCAGTATGGAGTACCCACCATTGACAT GAATGCCTACCAGACGAAGAAGAAGGAGCGACCACCTTTCCTACCGGAGGAGAAGCTGCCTGAACCGAAGAAGGAGGAAATCCCTGCGGAACTCCTCTGTCCTTTGTGTAGGGATCTGCTCTCAGATGCTGTCTTGATCCCATGCTGTGGAACTAGTTTTTGTGATGATT GCATCAGAAATGAATTGTTGGACTCGGAGGATCATGAATGCCCCCAATGTCATGAGACTGACAAATCACCGGACAGTCTGATTGCCAATAAATCTCTCCGGTCAGCCGTCTTTAACTATCGTAACGAGACTGGCTACACAAAGATCACCAAGGCAATGCTAAAGTCACAACAAGAGAAGGTGGCAGTAGAAAGGGCCGCAAGGAAATCAGAAGTTAAAGAAAAACGCACAGCACCTGCAATCTCCCGACCTTATGAGAAACCTGCTTCTGCACAAGCTATTCCAACATATGGGATGAAGGCAGGACAACATTACAAAGTGGGAGGATTTCAAGGGGGTCGATCTCCAGGCTCACCAGCCAACGCCTCGCCCAAGATTAGCGACTCACAGAATGGTTCGGATCCATCAGCTGGGACCAAGCCCTCCCTGTTAGTGTCAACCACCCCAGG CCCAGTCCCTGGGGGTCTCAGTCCTCCCACTCCCTGCAAGGATGAAGCAAATCTTTTG ACCCCAGCATCATCTGCCCAAGTCTCGGTTCAGTCCACTTCAACATCTGTTCAGCCTTCTCTGTCAG CTTCTGTGACTTCTGTGATACCCCAAAG GGCTCCAGTGATCCCAGCCAGCTTTCCGACAGCCCCCATCCAGACTGTTGGTGTTCCATACCGACCTCCAT TGCCGCCAATGGTAAACCCATCCATTCCACCCCCTGGGTTTGTGGCTCCCCCTCCAACCGGACCATTCGGGGCAGGACCCAGATTCCCCCCAGCACCAGCAGTGATCCCCCCATTCCAGGCTGTCCCCCCTCCCTCTATGCCTTTGAGTAAGGAGGAATTTTACCGACGACAGAAGAAAATGCAGGAACTTGAGAAAAA GAAAAAGGCAGACCCCCTGGATGTGTTTGCCAGAGAACTTATGGATTACAAGAAAAAACCGAAGTCTGCATCAAGATCCAG ATCCAGATCTCGTTCAAGAACACCTAGACGTTCTATTACTCCCCGCAGGTCCAGAACAAGGTCAAAGTCAAGAAGTATAACACCTAGGAAACGATCTCGTAGTTTGACTCCCAGGAAACGATCTCGAAGTTTGACTCCAAGGAAAAGGTCCTACACGCCTAGATCAAGGACAAGATCTCGCTCCAGGTCACCCAAGCGATCGAGGTCTCCATATGGGAAACCTCCATATCGATCCAGGTCACGTACAAGGTCAAGGACACCACCTAGATATAGGTCAAGGTCTAGGTCTTTCTCACCAAGATATCGCTCCAGGTCACCAAGACCCAGGTCCTACTCCAGAAGTCCTGTAAGATACAGGGGTAGGTCCCCACCCCCACGATGGAGATCTCGATCACGCAGTCCAGGACGTTACGATAGGTGGTCACCTCCACCCTATGGGCGCCGTAGGTCTAGGTCACCACCTCCGCCACTTTACAGGGGTAGATCAAGGTCACCTCCCCCATATGATTACTTCAGACCAGAGTGGGATGCCCCACCCCCCATGTATGGTGATTACAGAGGACCACCTGCCAGACCAGGGGGAAGAGGACCCATACCTCCCCACTATCAGTATCCACAAGATCAATTTAACAG GTTTGATCCTCATGCTTATGATGAATTTTACCATGAGTATTATGCCAGATATGGTATGCCACCCCCTCCTCCACCTGCAAATCAAATGTATGATGCCCCTTCATTTCCCCCTCGAAGATCTCGATCTCCAAGAGACAGACGGCCCTTCAAAGAAAGACCTCTTCCTCGCCCCAAAGCTGAAGACAGCAAGACAAACAGACCAGACAAGAAATCTGTTGACAAAAAGCCAGACAAGAAATCAAGTAAATCAAGTAGCAAAAGAGAAGAGGAAAAGGCAAGCAAGAAAAAGAAGAGTGAGAAACCTTCAAATAAGGAAAAGGATGAGGAAAGTAAAGTGGAAGAGAAAAAAGAGAATGGAGTGGAAAAGAAAGAGGAAGTTAAAGACAGTCaatctaaaaagaaaaagaaagggtCCTCCAAGACCAGCAAGAAGGAGCCAGTAGAAAGTGATGTTAAGGAAGAAAAATCAAAGGATGAAGAAGATAAAAAGCCAGTTAAATCAGATGAAGAAAAAGATGGGAAAGAGGACATAAAGGAGAAAGATGCCCAAGAAAAGGTtgagaagaaagaaataaaagatgTGGAAAATCTGGGTGTTAAAAAGGAGAAACTGGAAGATGTGGAAGAAAGTAAGGAAGAAAAGGTCAGATCTAAAAAGAAAAGCAATGCTAAGAAAGACAGTGGTGAAAAATTAGAGTCACTCAAATCTCCTAAACAGGAGATCAAGTCCCCAAAGGAGGAAACTTCTAAAGAGGGAGAAAGGAAGGCTAAACGCAAGCATAAAAAGATGGTGAAGGAAGCTGCAACAAAAGAGAAGAAGCTGGTGGAGGATGATGAAGCAGAAGAAAGCCCTGCCAAGCGACAGAAGACAGAGCCAGTTACTGACAGTGGGGACCAGATCATGCTGTCCCCACCCATTCTTTCCAAGTGGGAGAAAGAGGACTACCACGATGACGTATCCCCTCGCAGGAGTCGTAAAGCATCTCCAGACAGCAGGCCATCCAAGTCCAAACAGGACCGCAGAATGTTGCCAAG GTCAGTCATAGAAAAAGCTGAAAAAGCCTTAGCATTGAAACAGCCTCAGCCCATCTCTGTAGCTTCATCAATCAAGCCTTCCTCTAGCCTCGCCAATCGACTCGAGAAATCCCCTCCCCCAAAATTAAGGTCCCCTGAAGGGAAACCTCGCAGGGTGTATGTGGAAAAAGAGTCCAACAAGAAATTGGAGGAAGACAGTAGGAAAGTGTTGAGTCGAGATCGATCTATGCAAATAACTGTGTCTGGGGATGTGAAATCAAAGACAAAGTCTAAAGACTCCAAGAAAGAAGTGAAAGATCTACGGGAATCTCTGTTGGAGAAGCGGAGAGCTTCAACTAGAAGTTCATCCACAGAAGAATTTGAACAGAACAAAGGGAAAGGATTCAGTCACGATGATAGGTTGTCTGTGAATTATGCTCGTGAAAAAGACTGGGATTACATAGATGACGATAAAAATACTGACGGATGGTTATCTAACAAGGTTAAAGGCTCCTCAAAGTCCACGAAGGCTCGTAAAGACATTACTGAAGAAAGGAGGTCTGCTTCCAAAGAAAAGTTGGTGGAGAGACGCAGGAAATCTAGAGAGGACAAGGAATCACCGAGAAGATCGAGGAAAGACGGAAACGGGGAGGACAAAATTTCAAAGAAGAATTCCAGATCTCAGGAGAAGAAAGACGATAAGAAGAGAAAGGAAGACCATGTCTCCAAGAGAGACAGTGCAGAGAAAGTAACAGAGAAGAAAGAGCATAAAGAGAAAGATGATGCCGAAAAATCAGGAGGAACAAAGCAGCAGATAAGGGTGGACAGGAAGGAATCCTTGTTTGATGAATCAGCTTTCGTCCCAGATTATAACGAGACCATGGGTAGTGAATCGGAGGAAGATGTGCCAAAACAGGAACTGAAAAGACAGTACTCCACCGCAGAGAGTGAGAAAGTGGAGAGTGAAAGCGAGGAAGAGAGTTCTGGGGAGGAGAGGGAGAAGAagcagaagaagaagaagagcaagcataaaaagaacaaaaagaaGCATAAAAAGCATAAGAAAAAGCATAAAAAGCAAGATGGGGATGAATCTTCGTAA
- the LOC105325778 gene encoding coiled-coil and C2 domain-containing protein 1-like isoform X2, giving the protein MFRRKGDVPEKRKGANLMDQMGYTSMGQIEQELYGDLENDAELEAELLALQGEEGGGGSQSGPAPRRKHNIGTANIETIAAEALRDIGSDEEVSDTEDPDLLAELQEIAGDDEDEGPSKSHTVSSVPQIKHPEMGMVELLEGRLQMYTTAAENARAAGDSSKQRRLDRGAKTIQDLLKKAKANKPVAEDDIPPTVSLGSNSRGASPVNISASEPERKPAVLQPTLEPVPVLPRPTPKPAPAPPKPEPASPSVSAHLDLSDKDKETYRMLAARRDQYKHAALKAKHTGDITTATQHVKVAKQFDNVIKALEEGKEIDLSQMPPPPEAISVSSGTVVSAKSKPPPELPPEPTAEEAKSLFGAPDPPKTVLEALEQRLQKYKHTEVEAKEKGESSKARRYGRIVKQYQDAIKAYKAGKPVDYDELPTPPGYAPIPAGPPQASPSSSSSSANQLQPNMDQRSPAQNQRTPSPARMAAGATQPQKSPSQPNASTQQQHPQKLTPDRQTSRHSLKRSPTSRAEQQLNFLNERMNEYKQAALKAKKNRDIELAKKYLRIAKGFEPMIQAAESGLPVDMSQIPPSLDEGEETSFVMVQKEDVELSGDRTEVYQKLEQDLINQIRISATNAQHFTKLGDVVSAARFEKMENGCRKDLDALKNAFKHNDPVPKFHYENKTFSLVQCNTDLGENDLEVEVIRGLQYNLPDKYSEKDVDTYIKFEFPFPTDDSQTAQSETVKGSCNPEYKESFKVEINRKSRAFARVIERKTAKFEIFHKRGFLKSDKLIGTVNVKLQPLDNKCTVHDSYDVTDGRKTVGGKLEVKIRIRDPFKSKQVEETKEKWLVIDQFFKTIDKTSKGRAPAPPKQAVNKSKVKSSICTIS; this is encoded by the exons ATGTTCAGGCGCAAAGGGGATGTCCCCGAGAAAAGAAAGGGGGCTAATCTAATGGATCAG ATGGGCTATACTAGCATGGGGCAGATAGAACAGGAGTTGTATGGAGATTTGGAAAATGATGCCGAGTTAGAGGCAGAGTTATTGGCCTTGCAGGGAGAGGAGGGTGGAGGAGGGAGTCAGTCCGGACCAGCCCCCAGGAGAAAACACA ATATTGGAACAGCGAATATTGAAACAATTGCAGCAGAAGCTTTGAGAGACATTGGGAGTGATGAGGAAGTTTCAGATACAGAGGATCCCGACTTGCTGGCAGAATTacag GAAATAGCAGGAGATGATGAGGATGAGGGGCCCAGCAAATCCCACACTGTTAGCTCTGTCCCCCAGATCAAGCATCCGGAGATGGGGATGGTGGAGCTACTGGAGGGTCGATTACAGATGTACACCACAGCGGCGGAAAACGCCCGGGCCGCAGGGGACAGCAGCAAGCAGAGGAGACTAGACAGAGGAGCTAAG ACAATTCAAGATCTACTGAAGAAGGCCAAAGCTAACAAGCCAGTAGCAGAGGATGACATCCCACCCACTGTCTCCCTGGGCTCAAATTCAAGGGGGGCCTCACCAGTAAACATTTCAG CATCAGAACCAGAGAGGAAACCAGCAGTTTTACAGCCAACTCTAGAGCCTGTCCCTGTTTTACCAAGACCAACACCAAAACCGGCGCCAGCCCCTCCAAAACCAGAACCAGCATCCCCATCAGTTTCTGCTCATCTGGATTTGTCAGACAAAG ACAAAGAGACTTACAGAATGTTAGCGGCGCGGAGAGATCAGTATAAACATGCTGCACTGAAGGCCAAACACACAGGGGACATAACCACTGCCACACAGCATGTCAAAGTTGCCAAG CAATTTGATAACGTAATTAAAGCCTTAGAAGAAGGAAAAGAAATAGATCTTTCCCAGATGCCACCTCCTCCGGAGGCTATTTCTG TGTCCTCGGGAACTGTGGTATCAGCCAAGTCCAAACCTCCCCCGGAGTTGCCCCCTGAGCCCACTGCTGAAG aAGCAAAATCCCTCTTTGGAGCCCCTGATCCACCAAAGACTGTTTTAGAGGCATTGGAACAACGTCTCCAGAAATACAAGCACACAGAGGTTGAGGCCAAAGAAAAGGGGGAATCATCAAAAGCTCGTCGATATGGAAGAATCGTCAAG CAATATCAAGATGCCATAAAAGCTTACAAGGCAGGAAAGCCTGTGGATTATGATGAGTTACCTACCCCTCCTG GATATGCACCAATACCTGCTGGACCTCCCCAAGCCTCTCCATCCTCATCATCCTCATCAGCCAATCAGCTGCAACCAAACATGGATCAAAGGTCACCAGCACAGAATCAGAGAACGCCCTCACCTGCAAGGATGGCGGCAGGAGCAACACAGCCACAGAAGAGTCCCTCGCAACCAAATGCATCAACACAGCAACAGCACCCACAGAAACTTACCCCAGACAGACAGACGTCGAGACATT CACTAAAGAGGAGTCCCACTTCTCGTGCTGAACAGCAGCTGAACTTCTTGAATGAGAGAATGAATGAGTACAAACAAGCTGCTCTGAAGGCCAAGAAGAACAGGGACATAGAACTGGCTAAGAAGTACCTCAGGATAGCAAAG gGATTTGAGCCAATGATACAGGCTGCTGAGTCAGGACTTCCTGTTGACATGTCTCAG attCCCCCTTCTCTAGATGAAGGAGAGGAGACGTCATTTGTGATGGTTCAGAAGGAAGATGTGGAGCTGAGTGGAGATAGGACCGAGGTGTATCAGAAGCTGGAACAGGACCTCATTAATCAGATCAGG atTTCTGCAACAAACGCTCAGCATTTTACTAAACTTGGAGATGTGGTTTCAGCTgctag gtttgagaAGATGGAGAATGGTTGTAGAAAGGATTTAGATGCCCTGAAAAATGCATTCAAACACAATGACCCAGTGCCTAAGTTTCATTACgagaataaaacattttctttagtGCA ATGTAATACAGATTTAGGAGAAAATGATTTAGAAGTAGAAGTTATCCGAGGATTACAGTATAATTTACCTGATA aaTATTCAGAAAAAGATGTAGATACGTACATCAAATTTGAATTTCCTTTCCCTACT GATGATTCCCAAACGGCCCAGTCAGAGACCGTAAAGGGATCCTGTAATCCAG aatacAAAGAATCTTTTAAAGTAGAAATTAATCGGAAATCCAGAGCATTTGCTCGTGTCATAGAAAGAAAAACCgcaaagtttgaaatatttcacaaaaG AGGGTTTTTGAAAAGTGATAAGCTGATTGGCACAGTAAATGTCAAACTACAACCTCTGGATAACAAGTGTACAGTCCATGACAGCTATGAT GTAACTGATGGTAGGAAGACAGTTGGGGGGAAGCTAGAGGTAAAGATACGAATACGAGACCCATTCAAAAGTAAGCAGGTGGAAGAGACGAAGGAAAAATGGCTGGTCATTGACCAGTTCTTCAAGACAATTGACAAG acATCTAAGGGAAGA GCACCTGCTCCACCAAAACAAGCAGTGAACAAAAG CAAAGTAAAATCAAGCATTTGTACCATCAGTTGA
- the LOC136269859 gene encoding uncharacterized protein, translating to MDRHSQFDVLPSYSRYSKHDIVRNHSKEADTEDSTYANIRKRLNSTVLSVPYEHKLEHFNVFSKKTHQGDGIHSHQNLRNGEHEPWRKPRSRVNSETESHLHESHTHHKVSRPRDLDGSQMSDRHIGTPSSTSSKFPRVRKDRAPSETSTTSTVSRPFSFSRYELDESFWMPNFREIEEIKERYAENSEFVASLHGFLEETTKKAKKKVAAMNSPSHSQQQHPPKHSKHSKPSSRDSSLSSKDITERYNGHIDHFSHKTSEVHQHQHEHLHPQRGQGRVILPAIHRPEEDTISVASTHGSMSSNASTIKHSKKHNHHKKSKYRKVEFNLYPKKQRPVLLPALKPSSVPKEDHHSKTPRSILKKLGSLESLDSSVFQNEEENRDSSTEEKHTTEERGNWDRHIPRLLSPIPASATRRNPVVFKNASNFHFNCSKEFKAVMGNIEDE from the coding sequence ATGGATCGTCATTCGCAATTCGATGTGTTGCCTAGTTACTCGAGATATTCTAAGCACGATATTGTCAGAAACCACAGTAAAGAAGCCGATACTGAGGATTCTACGTATGCCAACATACGCAAACGGCTCAACTCCACCGTACTGTCGGTGCCTTATGAGCATAAATTGGAACATTTCAATGTTTTCAGTAAAAAGACCCATCAAGGTGATGGCATCCATTCTCACCAAAATCTGAGGAATGGTGAACATGAGCCGTGGAGAAAACCGCGCTCACGTGTAAATTCTGAGACGGAGTCTCATTTGCATGAAAGTCATACTCATCATAAGGTTAGTCGACCACGTGACTTAGATGGTTCTCAAATGTCCGACAGGCACATCGGAACACCATCATCAACTTCTAGCAAATTCCCGCGAGTGAGAAAGGATCGTGCACCCTCAGAAACGAGCACAACATCCACTGTAAGTCGACCGTTTTCGTTTTCGAGATACGAGTTGGATGAATCGTTTTGGATGCCGAATTTTCGTGAGATAGAGGAAATCAAAGAAAGATATGCTGAGAATAGCGAGTTTGTGGCGTCTCTTCATGGCTTTCTGGAGGAGACCACGAAGAAAGCCAAGAAAAAGGTGGCTGCAATGAATTCCCCTTCCCATTCCCAGCAGCAGCATCCACCTAAACATTCAAAACACTCGAAACCCTCGTCTAGGGACAGTTCCTTAAGCTCCAAAGATATTACAGAGAGATATAATGGTCATATTGACCATTTCAGCCATAAGACTTCGGAAGTTCATCAGCATCAGCATGAACATTTGCATCCTCAAAGGGGTCAAGGACGAGTCATTTTACCCGCCATACACAGACCGGAAGAGGACACGATCAGTGTAGCAAGTACTCATGGGTCTATGAGTAGCAATGCGTCCACTATCAAACACTCGAAAAAGCACAATCatcacaaaaaatcaaaatatcgtAAAGTGGAGTTTAATCTCTATCCCAAAAAGCAACGACCTGTTCTTCTTCCGGCATTGAAACCTTCTTCAGTGCCAAAGGAAGACCACCATTCCAAAACTCCAAGGTCTATTCTGAAAAAGCTCGGGAGTTTGGAAAGCCTAGATTCGTCTGTGTTTCAAAACGAGGAAGAAAACAGGGATTCATCGACAGAGGAGAAACATACGACAGAGGAGCGCGGGAACTGGGATAGACATATACCGCGGCTTTTATCGCCCATTCCTGCCTCCGCCACCAGACGAAACCCTGTGGTGTTCAAAAATGCATCGAACTTTCATTTCAACTGTAGCAAGGAATTTAAAGCGGTTATGGGTAATATTGAAGACGAGTAG